CGGGTTTGAGTTTGACGGTATTGGCAGGAATCGTCGTTTTGATGTTACCGTAACCGTCAATCCAGGCAACGCGATCGCTAGGTGGATCTGGGATTTGGCTGGGCTGCAATTGTTCTCCTAACAAGCCTAAGTCTTCTTTGGCAATAGCAGCAGCAGCGCTGGGAAACACATCACGCGATCGGAACTGTGAGCCGCCGCGGGAAACCTTCACTGTACGCAAAACTTGAGCATGATCTTTGATGAAGGATAGCGTGTAGCCCGCATTAACTCCTACCACTTTGACCCCATTGGGCAGCAGAACATAAGTCAGTCCCTCACCTTCATTGTCTTGCCTGGGTTGAGCGTCATCCTGGCGGGGAGCGCAATTGTGATAGATTAAGCGCTCTTGAGGACCGGGATTAAGTCCGAGTTGGGCAATCCAGAAGCCAGTTGCCAGCGTGCTAAATGGCGGGACTGAAAGTAAGCTAATCTGTGCTGTAGGCACAGCCATTAATAGACGTTGTGTGACTTCAGCAAAAGCCGGGT
This window of the Chroococcidiopsis sp. CCMEE 29 genome carries:
- a CDS encoding SAM-dependent chlorinase/fluorinase; translated protein: MFISLIADYGNGDPAFAEVTQRLLMAVPTAQISLLSVPPFSTLATGFWIAQLGLNPGPQERLIYHNCAPRQDDAQPRQDNEGEGLTYVLLPNGVKVVGVNAGYTLSFIKDHAQVLRTVKVSRGGSQFRSRDVFPSAAAAIAKEDLGLLGEQLQPSQIPDPPSDRVAWIDGYGNIKTTIPANTVKLKPEAKAVIRVGDVVSDAVYSDGSFKVPEGTLAFSPGSSGWQVAKDGKPVRWMELFLRGGSAWERFGRPRINQVVTLLG